The Streptomyces aurantiacus genome includes a region encoding these proteins:
- a CDS encoding acyltransferase family protein, whose amino-acid sequence MHDSYGGPNDARDAHDVYRGSFPGPAAAPGFAGGPAGTAAPTATTVWPEPAADAPTAGVAAGTGAPTEEAATPGEGTSAAEGVAATAKRGPVRDRYFDLLRAVALFRVVLYHLTGWAWLPLVFPSMGVMFALAGNLMARSLKRPAPQVIRSRIRRLVPPIWLLGAIGVTGMVLQGWGPDADGHPGWWLLHLTFWIIPVSDPPFAEGLSGVHGFIGDGWAEELAGPLWYVRAYLWYVLLSPFLLRALRALPLATIAAPILLSAAFQLEYLSLPGERIPSALTDFSTFGACWILGMAHQEGILQRLPRYVIPSVAPAVALLGLWYATNQNFSEGHDLDSIPLAQALWSCGTVLLLLHFSPSWSEWPRRLRRWDKPITLLNSRAVTIYLWHNTCILIAATQWDRLWDIDVMWRNFSWLLESPWPVLVLTWLLIGACVLCFGWAEDLAAKRKPQLWPTGSKKASRAGSHSGSGHGAGLDAGAGAGDRPRSRSRSRAKAK is encoded by the coding sequence ATGCACGACTCGTACGGCGGCCCGAACGACGCACGGGACGCGCATGACGTGTACCGCGGGAGCTTCCCCGGTCCCGCGGCGGCACCGGGCTTCGCGGGAGGTCCGGCCGGCACCGCGGCGCCGACCGCGACCACGGTGTGGCCGGAGCCGGCCGCGGACGCCCCGACAGCGGGCGTGGCAGCGGGAACCGGAGCGCCGACGGAAGAAGCGGCGACGCCGGGAGAAGGGACCTCGGCGGCCGAAGGAGTTGCGGCGACCGCCAAGCGCGGCCCCGTCCGCGACCGCTACTTCGACCTCCTCCGAGCGGTCGCCCTCTTCCGGGTCGTCCTCTACCACCTCACCGGCTGGGCCTGGCTGCCCCTGGTGTTCCCGTCCATGGGCGTGATGTTCGCGCTGGCCGGCAACCTGATGGCACGCTCCCTGAAGCGTCCGGCACCCCAGGTCATCCGGAGCCGCATCCGCCGCCTGGTGCCCCCGATCTGGCTCCTCGGCGCGATCGGCGTCACCGGCATGGTCCTTCAGGGCTGGGGACCGGACGCGGACGGCCACCCGGGCTGGTGGCTGCTCCACCTCACGTTCTGGATCATCCCCGTCAGCGATCCGCCGTTCGCCGAGGGCCTGTCCGGGGTCCACGGCTTCATCGGCGACGGCTGGGCCGAGGAACTCGCGGGCCCGCTCTGGTACGTCCGCGCCTACCTCTGGTACGTGCTGCTGTCGCCCTTCCTGCTCCGGGCGCTGCGCGCGCTGCCCCTGGCGACGATCGCGGCGCCGATCCTCCTGTCGGCGGCGTTCCAGCTGGAGTACCTGTCGCTTCCGGGCGAGCGGATTCCGTCCGCGCTCACGGACTTCAGCACGTTCGGAGCCTGCTGGATCCTCGGCATGGCCCACCAGGAGGGCATCCTCCAGCGCCTCCCGCGCTACGTGATCCCCTCGGTGGCCCCGGCCGTCGCCCTGCTGGGTCTGTGGTACGCCACGAACCAGAACTTCTCCGAGGGCCACGACCTCGACAGCATCCCGCTGGCCCAGGCCCTCTGGTCCTGCGGAACCGTGCTGCTCCTGCTGCACTTCAGCCCGTCCTGGTCGGAATGGCCACGCAGGCTGCGCCGCTGGGACAAGCCGATCACCCTGCTCAACTCGCGTGCGGTGACGATCTACCTCTGGCACAACACGTGCATCCTCATCGCGGCGACGCAGTGGGACCGTTTGTGGGACATCGACGTGATGTGGCGGAACTTCTCCTGGCTGCTGGAGAGCCCCTGGCCCGTCCTCGTCCTCACCTGGCTCCTGATCGGTGCCTGCGTCCTCTGCTTCGGCTGGGCGGAGGACCTGGCGGCCAAGCGCAAGCCGCAGCTGTGGCCGACGGGATCGAAGAAGGCGTCCCGTGCCGGTTCGCACTCCGGCTCCGGGCACGGCGCCGGGCTCGACGCGGGCGCCGGGGCAGGAGACCGCCCCCGTTCCCGGTCCAGGTCCCGGGCGAAGGCGAAGTAG
- a CDS encoding nitrate/nitrite transporter — translation MTAPSSSITPRKGGRWIEQWDPEDETFWKETGEKVARRNLFFSVLSEHIGFSIWTLWSVMVLFMGPEYGLTPADKFFLISMATLVGAIVRVPYTFAVARFGGRNWTIISASMLLIPTIAAFAVMEPGTSFGTFLVCAMLAGVGGGNFASSMTNINSFFPLRKKGWALGLNAGGGNIGVPVVQLVGLAVIGAGGGPRLLLGIYIPLIVVAAVLGAFYMDNITSVKNDTGAAKEAVKDPHTWIMSFLYIGTFGSFIGYSFAFGLVLQTQFGRTPLESAYVTFIGPLLGSLIRPVGGSLADKYGGARITLWNFVAMGAATAVIVVASMQKSLPLFTTAFIVLFVLTGLGNGATFKMIPGIFHAKAVAMGLTGEAAASYGRRLSGASMGLIGAVGAVGGLGINLAFRQSFLSVGSGTGAFVAFLAFYAVCFAVTWAVYLRRPAAAGSPATTASEAKTQLSYAEV, via the coding sequence ATGACAGCCCCGAGCAGCAGCATCACACCGCGCAAGGGGGGCCGCTGGATCGAGCAGTGGGACCCGGAGGACGAGACGTTCTGGAAGGAGACGGGGGAGAAGGTCGCCCGGCGCAACCTCTTCTTCTCGGTCCTTTCCGAGCACATCGGGTTCTCGATCTGGACCCTCTGGTCGGTCATGGTGCTCTTCATGGGGCCCGAGTACGGGCTCACCCCCGCCGACAAGTTCTTCCTCATCTCGATGGCCACGCTGGTCGGCGCCATCGTGCGGGTGCCGTACACCTTCGCGGTCGCCCGCTTCGGTGGCCGGAACTGGACCATCATCTCGGCGAGCATGCTGCTCATCCCGACGATCGCGGCCTTTGCCGTCATGGAGCCCGGAACGTCCTTCGGGACCTTCCTCGTGTGCGCCATGCTCGCCGGTGTGGGAGGAGGGAACTTCGCCTCCTCCATGACGAACATCAACTCCTTCTTCCCGCTGCGCAAGAAGGGCTGGGCCCTCGGGCTCAACGCCGGTGGCGGCAACATCGGGGTGCCCGTCGTACAGCTCGTCGGGCTCGCCGTCATCGGGGCCGGCGGCGGTCCGCGCCTGCTGCTCGGGATCTACATCCCGCTCATCGTCGTCGCCGCCGTCCTCGGCGCCTTCTACATGGACAACATCACGTCCGTGAAGAACGACACCGGCGCCGCCAAGGAGGCCGTGAAGGACCCGCACACCTGGATCATGTCCTTCCTCTACATCGGGACGTTCGGGTCGTTCATCGGGTACAGCTTCGCCTTCGGCCTCGTCCTGCAGACGCAGTTCGGCCGTACGCCCCTGGAGTCGGCCTACGTCACCTTCATCGGGCCGCTCCTCGGCTCGCTGATCCGGCCCGTGGGTGGCTCGCTCGCCGACAAGTACGGCGGGGCGCGCATCACCCTGTGGAACTTCGTCGCCATGGGCGCCGCGACCGCCGTCATCGTGGTCGCCTCCATGCAGAAGTCGCTGCCGCTGTTCACCACCGCCTTCATCGTGCTGTTCGTACTGACCGGGCTCGGCAACGGCGCCACGTTCAAGATGATCCCCGGCATCTTCCATGCCAAGGCCGTCGCCATGGGGCTCACCGGGGAAGCGGCCGCGTCGTACGGGCGGCGGCTGTCCGGCGCCTCGATGGGGCTCATCGGGGCCGTGGGCGCGGTCGGCGGTCTCGGTATCAACCTGGCCTTCCGGCAGTCGTTCCTGAGCGTCGGTTCCGGCACCGGGGCCTTCGTCGCCTTCCTCGCCTTCTACGCGGTCTGCTTCGCGGTCACCTGGGCCGTATACCTTCGCCGCCCGGCGGCCGCCGGATCGCCCGCCACGACCGCCTCGGAGGCGAAGACGCAGCTCAGCTACGCCGAGGTGTGA
- a CDS encoding uroporphyrinogen-III synthase encodes MYEEPQRQEQRPDRPDQQDHGPLAGFTVGVTAARRADELGVLLQRRGAAVLHAPALRIVPLADDSELLAATKQLLDEAPDIVVATTAIGFRGWIEAADGWGLGEELLAVLRGVELLARGPKVKGAVRAQGLTEEWSPSSESMAEVLDRLLDEGVEGRRIAIQLHGEPLPGFVESLRAAGAEVVGVPVYRWMPPEDIGPMDRLLDATVARSLDALTFTSAPAAASLLGRAEDRGLLPELLAALSHDVLPACVGPVTALPLQARGIDTVQPERFRLGPLVQVLCKELPSRARTLPIAGHRVEIRGHAVLVDDALRPVPPAGMSLLRALSRRPGWVVARAELLRALPGAGKDEHAVETAMARLRTALGTPKLIQTVVKRGYRLALDPAADSKYADV; translated from the coding sequence ATGTACGAGGAACCGCAGCGACAAGAGCAGCGACCGGACCGACCGGACCAACAAGATCACGGCCCACTCGCGGGGTTCACCGTCGGTGTGACCGCCGCCCGCCGCGCTGACGAACTCGGAGTCCTGCTCCAGCGGCGCGGGGCCGCCGTCCTGCACGCTCCCGCCCTGCGCATCGTGCCCCTCGCCGACGACAGCGAACTCCTCGCGGCGACCAAACAGCTCCTCGACGAGGCACCGGACATCGTGGTCGCGACCACCGCGATCGGGTTCCGTGGCTGGATCGAGGCCGCCGACGGATGGGGCCTCGGCGAGGAACTCCTCGCCGTGCTGCGCGGTGTCGAACTGCTCGCCCGTGGGCCCAAGGTCAAAGGCGCGGTACGGGCCCAAGGGCTGACCGAGGAATGGTCCCCCTCCTCCGAATCCATGGCCGAGGTGCTCGACCGGCTGCTGGACGAGGGGGTCGAGGGCCGCCGGATCGCGATCCAGCTGCACGGCGAGCCGCTGCCCGGCTTCGTGGAGTCGCTGCGGGCCGCGGGCGCGGAGGTCGTCGGTGTCCCCGTGTACCGGTGGATGCCCCCGGAGGACATCGGCCCCATGGACCGCCTGCTCGACGCCACGGTCGCCCGCAGCCTGGACGCGCTGACCTTCACCAGCGCCCCGGCCGCGGCCTCACTGCTGGGCCGCGCCGAGGACCGCGGACTGCTGCCCGAACTGCTCGCCGCCCTCAGCCACGACGTGCTGCCCGCCTGCGTCGGCCCGGTCACCGCCCTGCCTCTGCAGGCCCGGGGCATCGACACGGTCCAGCCCGAGCGCTTCCGGCTCGGCCCGCTCGTGCAGGTGCTGTGCAAGGAACTGCCGTCCAGGGCACGGACGTTGCCGATCGCCGGCCACCGGGTGGAGATCCGCGGGCACGCCGTGCTGGTGGACGACGCGCTGCGGCCCGTACCGCCCGCGGGGATGTCGCTGCTGCGCGCGCTGTCCCGGCGGCCCGGCTGGGTGGTGGCCCGGGCCGAGCTGCTGCGGGCCCTGCCCGGCGCCGGCAAGGACGAGCACGCCGTGGAGACCGCGATGGCCCGGCTGCGTACGGCACTGGGGACGCCCAAGCTCATCCAGACCGTCGTCAAGCGCGGCTACCGGCTGGCGCTCGACCCGGCCGCCGACTCCAAGTACGCCGACGTCTGA
- a CDS encoding anthrone oxygenase family protein has translation MTAFAQSGKGRRTTAGGVLVAATVATGLIAGLFFAYACSVMPALARSDDRVYVEVMQNIDDVIQNPLFLLTFSGALLLAAVSAWQLRGSPRLRGWVFAALVTYVLAFLVTVVFNIPLNEDIVGAGNPATMTDPAAVRERFEDPWVAWNVVRTVLHTLAFALLAPALVLYGRRGGSGGQTSAYLESAAGSSASR, from the coding sequence ATGACAGCTTTCGCACAGAGCGGCAAGGGGCGGCGTACGACCGCCGGGGGTGTGCTGGTCGCGGCCACGGTCGCCACGGGCCTGATCGCCGGGCTCTTCTTCGCGTACGCGTGCAGCGTGATGCCGGCGCTGGCCCGCAGCGACGACCGGGTCTACGTCGAGGTCATGCAGAACATCGACGACGTCATCCAGAACCCGCTGTTCCTGCTGACCTTCAGCGGCGCGCTGCTGCTGGCGGCCGTCTCCGCCTGGCAGTTGCGCGGCTCGCCGCGCCTGCGCGGGTGGGTGTTCGCGGCACTCGTCACCTATGTGCTCGCGTTCCTGGTGACCGTCGTCTTCAACATCCCGCTGAACGAGGACATCGTGGGCGCAGGGAACCCGGCCACGATGACCGATCCGGCGGCCGTGCGCGAGCGGTTCGAGGACCCGTGGGTGGCCTGGAACGTCGTACGGACCGTGCTGCACACCCTTGCGTTCGCCCTGCTGGCGCCCGCCCTGGTGCTGTACGGGCGCCGCGGCGGGAGTGGCGGTCAGACGTCGGCGTACTTGGAGTCGGCGGCCGGGTCGAGCGCCAGCCGGTAG
- a CDS encoding CGNR zinc finger domain-containing protein: MALGTATASYELRFDSGRTCLDLLATTHPEERLDSAGPLRAWIAGSGLVPAGTPLTSADSSWLVSFRELRGHIGQLVREEPSRDSRSFGVALTRVNELSLAAPPVPLAVWGTGGSLVRALAAPPTCGALLAAVARDTVELLTDPAARASIRQCEGDNCPLVYLDTSRGRRRRWCSSEVCGNRERVARHRRRAALARA; the protein is encoded by the coding sequence ATGGCATTGGGCACGGCCACGGCCTCGTACGAGCTGCGGTTCGACTCCGGTCGGACCTGTCTCGATCTCCTGGCGACCACGCACCCCGAGGAGCGGCTCGATTCGGCCGGGCCGTTGCGGGCCTGGATCGCCGGATCCGGACTCGTCCCGGCGGGCACACCCCTCACCTCGGCCGATTCCTCGTGGCTCGTGAGCTTCCGTGAACTGCGGGGGCATATCGGACAGTTGGTGCGCGAAGAGCCCTCCCGGGACTCCCGGTCCTTCGGGGTAGCGTTGACCCGTGTCAACGAACTCTCCCTCGCCGCACCGCCCGTGCCGCTGGCGGTGTGGGGCACCGGCGGCTCGCTCGTCCGAGCCCTGGCAGCGCCTCCCACCTGCGGCGCACTCCTCGCGGCGGTCGCCCGTGACACAGTGGAGCTCCTCACGGACCCGGCCGCTCGCGCGAGCATCCGGCAGTGTGAGGGAGACAACTGCCCTCTGGTGTACCTGGATACGTCCAGAGGGCGTCGTCGCAGGTGGTGCTCCAGTGAGGTGTGCGGAAACCGCGAACGGGTGGCCAGGCACCGGCGCAGAGCAGCCCTCGCGCGGGCTTAG
- a CDS encoding sigma-70 family RNA polymerase sigma factor, protein MSQPSEPDEELMRALYREHAGPLLAYVLRLVAGDRQRAEDVVQETLIRAWKNAGQLNRATGSVRPWLVTVARRIVIDGHRSRQARPQEVDPSPLEVIPAEDEIDKALWLMTLSDALEDLTPAHREVLVETYFKGRTVNEAAETLGIPSGTVRSRVFYALRSMKLALEERGVTA, encoded by the coding sequence ATGTCCCAGCCCTCGGAGCCTGACGAGGAGCTGATGCGTGCCCTGTACCGGGAACACGCCGGCCCTTTGCTCGCCTATGTGCTGCGGCTGGTTGCCGGGGACCGGCAGCGGGCGGAGGACGTCGTACAGGAGACGCTCATCCGTGCCTGGAAGAACGCCGGTCAACTCAACAGAGCGACCGGTTCGGTGCGCCCCTGGCTTGTGACGGTCGCTCGGCGCATCGTCATCGACGGGCACCGCAGCCGGCAGGCCCGGCCGCAGGAGGTGGACCCGTCGCCGCTGGAGGTCATTCCCGCGGAGGACGAGATCGACAAGGCGTTGTGGCTGATGACACTCTCTGACGCGCTCGAAGACCTGACCCCCGCCCACCGGGAGGTACTGGTCGAGACGTACTTCAAGGGGCGTACCGTGAATGAGGCCGCCGAGACCCTGGGAATACCCAGCGGCACGGTGCGATCACGGGTGTTCTATGCCCTGCGTTCGATGAAGCTCGCACTGGAGGAGCGGGGGGTGACAGCATGA
- a CDS encoding anti-sigma factor family protein, giving the protein MQSSQGQGDLHETVGAYALGILDDAEATQFEAHLATCEWCAQQLDELAGMEPMLAALADLPGTRGTPAIGESLGVRPSTGLSDRLVGEVVERRVRAKRSRRAFFGLAASLIIGAPIAAIAVTGGDSDSKQPQTLSSSPAKDAFTHMTDKVESTDPSTKVSATVGVESKAWGTHAVLELKNVKGPEKCSLIAVGKNGERETATTWAVPKWGYGIKNATTEQAKNPLYVHGGVAMNPADIDHWEIATFGGKKLVEVDV; this is encoded by the coding sequence ATGCAAAGTTCGCAGGGGCAGGGCGATCTGCACGAAACAGTGGGTGCCTACGCGCTGGGCATCCTCGACGACGCCGAAGCGACCCAGTTCGAGGCGCACCTCGCGACGTGCGAATGGTGCGCGCAGCAGCTCGACGAACTCGCGGGCATGGAGCCGATGCTCGCCGCCCTCGCGGATCTTCCGGGCACCCGGGGCACACCGGCCATCGGTGAGTCACTGGGCGTCCGCCCGAGCACAGGGCTCTCGGACCGGCTGGTCGGCGAAGTCGTCGAGCGCCGCGTCCGCGCCAAGAGGAGCCGGCGTGCCTTCTTCGGGCTCGCGGCCTCGCTGATCATCGGCGCTCCGATCGCCGCGATCGCGGTCACCGGCGGGGACTCCGACTCGAAGCAGCCGCAGACGCTCTCCTCCAGCCCGGCCAAGGACGCGTTCACGCACATGACCGACAAGGTCGAGTCCACGGACCCGAGCACCAAGGTCAGCGCCACGGTCGGCGTGGAGAGCAAGGCCTGGGGCACCCACGCGGTCCTGGAGCTCAAGAACGTCAAGGGCCCCGAGAAGTGCTCCCTCATCGCCGTCGGCAAGAACGGCGAGCGGGAGACGGCGACCACCTGGGCGGTCCCGAAGTGGGGCTACGGCATCAAGAACGCCACCACCGAGCAGGCGAAGAACCCGCTCTACGTACACGGTGGCGTGGCGATGAACCCGGCGGACATCGACCACTGGGAGATCGCGACCTTCGGCGGCAAGAAGCTGGTCGAGGTCGACGTGTAA
- a CDS encoding HelD family protein has translation MAAQVQQEMALDPVGDSVRDREIGVEQEHLDRVYQRLEEKIHEAEFLMNDAAQRGQVGTPGALAERDAQVFRAGIHLNRLNNEFEDFLFGRIDLLLGKDGKKGPDGAYTAVEPAEGAVHADNTAEIAETLHIGRIGVLDADYAPLVIDWRAPAAAPFYRSTPVDPGRVVRRRVIRSKGRKVLGVEDDLMRPELKATLAGNELAVIGDGALMAALGQARSHTMRDIVASIQAEQDQVIRAPAASVTYVEGGPGTGKTAVALHRAAYLLYQDRRRYAGGILIVSPTPLLVAYTEGVLPSLGEEGQVAIRAVGSLVDGAEATLYDAPAVARAKGSHRMLSVLRKAARGALETPGAPGRSAGAAQAGQLAFGDEAEDGDEPGTQAPAVTTTRLRVVAFGRRLELEAPELDRIRQSALSGTAPVNLLRPRARKLLLDALWSRSGAGTRHTDPELAAELRSSFDEDVSSEDAFIAFLDAWWPELTPRAVLAAMADERRLGRWARRILNPGEVRRVARSLKREGLSVHDVAMLDELEAIVGTPARPRRKRDLDPLDHLTGLEELMPQREETQRERAERLAQERTEYAHVIVDEAQDLTPMQWRMVGRRGRHATWTVVGDPAQSSWSDPDEAAAARDEALGSRPRRRFTLTVNYRNPAEIAELAAKVLALAMPGSASPSAVRSTGVRPRFVATDHGQGAVVRESLAKTVREEAAHLLDQVDGTVGVVVAMNRRAEAARWLAGLGDRVVALGSLEAKGLEYDATVVVSPAEIADESPAGLRVLYVALTRATQQLTVVSADRDEPDANGVPDLLRD, from the coding sequence GTGGCCGCTCAGGTTCAGCAGGAAATGGCGCTCGATCCGGTAGGCGATTCCGTGCGCGACCGGGAGATCGGCGTCGAACAGGAACACCTGGACCGGGTGTACCAGCGCCTTGAGGAAAAGATCCACGAGGCGGAGTTCCTGATGAACGACGCCGCCCAGCGCGGCCAGGTCGGTACACCCGGAGCACTCGCGGAGCGTGACGCGCAGGTGTTCCGGGCGGGGATCCACCTCAACCGCCTGAACAACGAGTTCGAGGACTTCCTCTTCGGACGGATCGACCTCCTCCTCGGCAAGGACGGCAAGAAGGGGCCCGACGGCGCGTACACCGCGGTCGAGCCCGCCGAGGGCGCCGTACACGCCGACAACACCGCCGAGATCGCCGAGACACTCCACATCGGCCGTATCGGCGTCCTCGACGCGGACTACGCGCCGCTGGTCATCGACTGGCGGGCCCCGGCGGCCGCGCCGTTCTACCGCTCCACGCCGGTCGACCCGGGCCGGGTCGTACGCCGACGGGTCATCCGGTCCAAGGGCCGCAAGGTCCTCGGTGTCGAGGACGACCTCATGCGCCCGGAACTGAAGGCCACGCTCGCCGGGAACGAACTCGCGGTGATCGGCGACGGCGCACTGATGGCCGCGCTCGGCCAGGCCCGCAGCCACACCATGCGGGACATCGTCGCGTCCATCCAGGCCGAGCAGGACCAGGTCATCCGGGCGCCCGCCGCGTCCGTGACGTACGTGGAGGGCGGCCCCGGCACGGGCAAGACGGCGGTCGCCCTGCACCGGGCCGCCTACCTGCTCTACCAGGACCGCAGGCGGTACGCGGGCGGCATCCTGATCGTCTCGCCCACGCCGCTGCTGGTGGCGTACACCGAGGGCGTCCTGCCGTCCCTCGGCGAGGAGGGCCAGGTCGCCATCCGCGCGGTCGGCTCCCTGGTCGACGGCGCCGAGGCCACGCTGTACGACGCACCGGCGGTGGCCCGCGCCAAGGGGTCCCACCGGATGCTGAGCGTGCTGCGGAAGGCGGCACGGGGGGCATTGGAGACGCCGGGCGCACCCGGCCGGTCCGCCGGTGCCGCGCAGGCCGGGCAGCTCGCGTTCGGAGACGAGGCCGAGGACGGCGACGAGCCCGGCACACAGGCCCCCGCGGTCACGACCACCCGCCTGCGCGTCGTCGCCTTCGGGCGCCGGCTGGAGCTGGAGGCGCCCGAGCTGGACCGCATCCGGCAGAGCGCGCTCTCCGGAACCGCGCCGGTGAACCTGCTGCGCCCGCGCGCCCGCAAGCTGCTCCTCGACGCCCTGTGGTCGCGCTCCGGCGCCGGCACCCGGCACACCGACCCCGAGCTGGCCGCCGAACTGCGCTCGTCGTTCGACGAGGACGTCAGCTCCGAGGACGCCTTCATCGCGTTCCTCGACGCCTGGTGGCCCGAGCTGACGCCGCGCGCCGTGCTGGCGGCCATGGCCGACGAGAGACGCCTCGGGCGCTGGGCGCGGCGGATCCTCAACCCCGGCGAGGTGCGGCGGGTGGCCCGCTCCCTCAAGCGGGAAGGGCTCTCCGTGCACGACGTGGCCATGCTCGACGAACTGGAGGCGATCGTCGGCACCCCGGCCCGCCCCCGCAGGAAGCGCGACCTCGACCCGCTCGACCATCTGACGGGCCTCGAGGAGCTCATGCCCCAGCGTGAGGAGACACAGCGCGAGCGGGCCGAGCGGCTGGCCCAGGAGCGCACGGAGTACGCGCACGTGATCGTCGACGAGGCGCAGGACCTCACGCCCATGCAGTGGCGCATGGTCGGCCGCCGGGGCCGGCACGCGACCTGGACGGTGGTCGGCGACCCCGCCCAGTCGTCGTGGTCGGACCCGGACGAGGCCGCCGCGGCCCGTGACGAGGCTCTCGGCTCCCGCCCGCGCCGCCGCTTCACGCTCACCGTCAACTACCGCAACCCCGCCGAGATCGCCGAACTCGCCGCGAAGGTCCTGGCCCTCGCGATGCCCGGCTCCGCGTCCCCGTCCGCGGTCCGCTCCACGGGCGTACGGCCGCGCTTTGTGGCAACGGACCATGGACAAGGCGCCGTGGTGCGGGAGTCCCTGGCCAAGACCGTGCGGGAGGAGGCCGCCCATCTGCTCGACCAGGTCGACGGCACGGTCGGTGTCGTCGTCGCGATGAACCGCCGCGCCGAGGCCGCCCGGTGGCTCGCCGGACTCGGGGACCGCGTGGTGGCGCTCGGCAGCCTGGAGGCGAAGGGCCTGGAGTACGACGCCACGGTGGTCGTCTCCCCGGCGGAGATCGCCGACGAGTCGCCGGCCGGGCTGCGTGTGCTGTACGTGGCGCTGACCCGGGCGACGCAGCAGCTCACCGTCGTCTCGGCGGACCGCGACGAGCCGGACGCCAACGGCGTACCGGACCTCCTGCGGGACTGA
- a CDS encoding NAD-dependent malic enzyme — MATAPSVSYSITVRLEVPASGTAVSQITTAVESHGGSVTGLDVTASGHEKLRIDVTIAASSTAHAEEIVEQLRGIEDVTLGKVSDRTFLMHLGGKIEMASKHPIRNRDDLSMIYTPGVARVCMAIAENPEDARRLTIKRNTVAVVTDGSAVLGLGNIGPMAAMPVMEGKAALFKRFADIDAWPLCLDTQDTDEIVAIVKAIAPGFAGINLEDISAPRCFEIEARLREALDIPVFHDDQHGTAIVVLAALTNALRVTGKAIGDIRVVMSGAGAAGTAILKLLLAAGVKHAVVADIHGVVHAGREDLVKAAADSPLRWIADNTNPEGVTGTLKQAVAGSDVFIGVSAPNVLDGDDLATMADGAIVFALANPDPEVDPAIARLTAAVVATGRSDFPNQINNVLVFPGVFRGLLDAQSRTVNTEMMLAAATALADVVTEDELNPNYIIPSVFNDKVAGAVAGAVRNAAKAAGVTV, encoded by the coding sequence ATGGCAACGGCGCCCAGCGTCTCCTACTCGATTACGGTCCGGTTGGAGGTGCCCGCGAGCGGTACCGCGGTCTCCCAGATCACCACGGCCGTGGAATCACACGGAGGCTCGGTCACCGGCCTCGACGTGACGGCCTCCGGCCACGAGAAGCTCCGGATCGACGTCACCATCGCGGCGTCGTCCACGGCGCACGCCGAGGAGATCGTCGAGCAGCTGCGCGGCATCGAGGACGTCACGCTCGGCAAGGTCTCCGACCGTACGTTCCTGATGCACCTCGGCGGCAAGATCGAGATGGCGTCCAAGCACCCCATCCGCAACCGTGACGACCTCTCGATGATCTACACGCCGGGCGTGGCCCGCGTGTGCATGGCGATCGCCGAGAACCCCGAGGACGCCCGCCGCCTCACCATCAAGCGCAACACCGTCGCGGTCGTGACGGACGGCTCCGCGGTCCTGGGCCTCGGCAACATCGGCCCGATGGCCGCCATGCCGGTCATGGAGGGCAAGGCGGCCCTCTTCAAGCGCTTCGCCGACATCGACGCCTGGCCGCTGTGCCTGGACACCCAGGACACCGACGAGATCGTCGCGATCGTCAAGGCGATCGCCCCGGGCTTCGCCGGCATCAACCTCGAGGACATCTCGGCCCCGCGCTGCTTCGAGATCGAGGCCCGCCTCCGTGAGGCCCTCGACATCCCGGTCTTCCACGACGACCAGCACGGCACCGCGATCGTCGTGCTCGCCGCGCTCACGAACGCCCTGCGCGTGACCGGCAAGGCCATCGGCGACATCCGCGTCGTCATGTCCGGCGCGGGCGCGGCCGGTACGGCCATCCTGAAGCTGCTGCTCGCCGCGGGCGTCAAGCACGCCGTCGTGGCCGACATCCACGGTGTCGTGCACGCGGGCCGGGAGGACCTGGTGAAGGCCGCCGCGGACTCGCCGCTGCGGTGGATCGCCGACAACACCAACCCCGAGGGCGTCACGGGGACGCTGAAGCAGGCCGTGGCCGGCTCGGACGTCTTCATCGGCGTCTCGGCCCCGAACGTGCTGGACGGCGACGACCTGGCCACCATGGCCGACGGCGCGATCGTGTTCGCACTCGCGAACCCCGACCCCGAGGTCGACCCGGCCATCGCCCGGCTGACGGCGGCGGTCGTGGCCACCGGCCGCTCGGACTTCCCGAACCAGATCAACAACGTGCTGGTCTTCCCCGGTGTCTTCCGCGGCCTGCTGGACGCCCAGTCCCGCACGGTCAACACCGAGATGATGCTTGCGGCCGCAACGGCACTGGCGGACGTGGTGACGGAGGACGAGCTCAACCCGAACTACATCATCCCCAGCGTCTTCAACGACAAGGTCGCCGGCGCGGTCGCCGGAGCGGTCCGCAACGCGGCGAAGGCCGCGGGCGTGACGGTCTGA
- a CDS encoding HU family DNA-binding protein: protein MNRSELVAALADRAEVTRKDADAVLAAFAETVGEIVAKGDEKVTIPGFLTFERTHRAARTARNPQTGEPIQIPAGYSVKVSAGSKLKEAAKGK from the coding sequence ATGAACCGCAGTGAGCTGGTGGCCGCGCTGGCCGACCGTGCCGAGGTGACCCGCAAGGACGCCGACGCCGTTCTGGCCGCCTTCGCCGAGACCGTCGGCGAGATCGTCGCCAAGGGCGACGAGAAGGTCACCATCCCCGGCTTCCTGACCTTCGAGCGCACCCACCGTGCCGCTCGCACCGCCCGCAACCCGCAGACCGGTGAGCCGATCCAGATCCCGGCCGGCTACAGCGTCAAGGTCTCCGCGGGCAGCAAGCTCAAGGAAGCCGCCAAGGGCAAGTAG